From Roseburia hominis, the proteins below share one genomic window:
- a CDS encoding nitroreductase family protein — MDFISIAKQRRSVRSYKDQKVEPEKLEQILEAAHVAPTAANLQPVHLITVQSEEGLAKVSKAAGIYGAPLAIIVCADHNKAWVRPFDQKQTGDIDASILTDHMMLQATELGLGTVWVCYFKPDVLRAEFNLPENLEPVNILAVGYSDDEPADTSRFDTQRIPMSQLVSYEKL, encoded by the coding sequence ATGGATTTTATCAGTATTGCAAAACAGCGCAGGTCGGTACGCAGTTACAAAGATCAGAAAGTGGAGCCGGAAAAGCTGGAACAGATTCTGGAAGCTGCCCATGTAGCCCCGACAGCGGCAAATCTCCAGCCAGTTCATTTAATCACCGTCCAGAGTGAGGAAGGACTTGCAAAGGTCAGCAAGGCCGCCGGCATTTATGGCGCACCTCTGGCAATCATTGTATGCGCCGATCACAATAAGGCGTGGGTTCGTCCGTTCGACCAGAAGCAGACGGGTGATATTGACGCATCGATCCTGACGGATCACATGATGCTGCAGGCTACAGAGCTTGGTCTTGGCACGGTGTGGGTATGTTACTTCAAGCCGGATGTGCTGCGGGCAGAGTTCAATCTTCCGGAGAATCTGGAGCCGGTTAACATTCTGGCAGTCGGTTATTCGGATGATGAGCCTGCGGATACCAGCCGTTTTGACACACAGCGTATCCCGATGAGCCAGTTGGTTTCCTACGAAAAATTGTAG
- a CDS encoding DUF5688 family protein, which produces MEKRDMTYIQFVEIMQREVREQMQPEVQVELHTTMKNNSTRKIGLVLMQKGINMSPTIYMEEFYSRYLGGTEIPALVQVVRNIYEKVKVQNSYPFENILSFPKVKDKICYQLIQKTTNRQLLDQVPHDDYLDLAVVYYILLENTDFGDATLTVRNEHLHRWNVAQEEVAEAARRNTPHLLPLSMYPMVGHLHILTNNARSLGAAAILYPNALEHAYEMLGENFYILPSSIHEVILIPESHGIRRTQLDVMVKEVNANELEPSEVLSEHVYYYSGKEKRMLD; this is translated from the coding sequence ATGGAAAAAAGAGATATGACTTATATTCAGTTTGTAGAGATAATGCAGCGGGAAGTCCGGGAACAGATGCAGCCGGAAGTGCAGGTGGAGCTGCATACAACGATGAAGAACAACAGCACGCGCAAGATTGGTCTCGTTCTGATGCAGAAAGGAATCAATATGTCACCCACGATTTATATGGAGGAATTCTACAGCCGTTATCTGGGCGGAACGGAGATTCCCGCTCTGGTGCAGGTCGTCCGTAATATTTATGAGAAGGTCAAGGTACAGAACTCTTATCCCTTCGAGAATATCCTGTCTTTTCCAAAAGTGAAGGACAAGATCTGCTATCAGCTCATTCAGAAGACGACGAACCGTCAGCTTCTTGATCAGGTTCCCCATGATGACTACCTGGATCTTGCGGTGGTATATTACATTCTGCTCGAGAACACTGATTTTGGTGATGCCACGCTTACCGTCCGCAACGAGCATCTGCACCGTTGGAATGTGGCACAGGAGGAGGTAGCAGAAGCCGCGCGCAGGAACACTCCTCACCTTCTTCCACTCTCCATGTACCCGATGGTCGGACATCTGCACATCCTCACAAACAACGCTCGCAGCCTGGGAGCCGCCGCGATTCTCTACCCCAACGCCCTGGAACACGCATATGAGATGCTGGGTGAGAATTTCTATATCCTGCCCAGCAGTATCCACGAAGTGATTCTGATTCCCGAAAGCCACGGCATCAGACGCACGCAGCTCGATGTCATGGTAAAGGAAGTCAATGCGAATGAACTGGAGCCGTCAGAAGTTTTATCGGAACATGTATATTATTACAGCGGGAAAGAAAAACGAATGCTGGATTAG
- the efp gene encoding elongation factor P — protein sequence MISAGDFRNGLTVLIEGNIYQILEFQHVKPGKGAAFVRTKLKNIISGGVVEKTFRPTEKFDTAHIDRKDMQYLYSDGELFHFMDVETYDQIAIDQDTIGDALKFVRENEMVKVCSHQGNVFSVEPPLNVELEITETEPGVKGDTATGATKPATVETGATVLVPLFVNQGDKIKIDTRTGEYLSRA from the coding sequence ATGATTTCAGCAGGCGATTTTAGAAATGGTCTTACCGTTCTGATCGAGGGTAACATTTACCAGATTCTGGAGTTCCAGCATGTAAAACCGGGTAAAGGCGCTGCCTTCGTGAGAACTAAACTGAAAAACATCATCAGCGGCGGAGTTGTAGAAAAGACCTTCCGTCCTACCGAGAAATTTGATACTGCTCATATCGACAGAAAAGACATGCAGTACTTATATTCTGACGGCGAACTGTTCCACTTCATGGACGTAGAGACATACGACCAGATTGCGATTGATCAGGATACTATCGGTGATGCACTGAAGTTCGTAAGAGAGAACGAGATGGTAAAGGTATGCTCCCACCAGGGCAACGTATTTTCCGTTGAGCCGCCTCTTAACGTAGAGCTTGAGATCACTGAGACTGAGCCGGGCGTAAAGGGCGACACCGCAACAGGTGCTACCAAACCTGCGACCGTTGAGACAGGCGCTACTGTTCTGGTACCGCTGTTCGTGAACCAGGGCGATAAGATCAAGATTGATACCCGTACCGGAGAATATCTCTCCAGAGCATAA
- the hcp gene encoding hydroxylamine reductase — MGNNMDLGYEMFCYQCEQTANGKGCTKLGVCGKTPEIANLQDLMIFQIKGISCYGKALAEEGQVIDKNVISFIENVLFTTLTNVNFDAKIHVELLRESQKIKENLRDMAGEIKNHTAHASYNLPETKTEMLKDAPLAGIMYDKSLDPDIRSLRQTILYGLKGISAYGHQARALGYYSDQVDDFYIQALEAITDDDLTVEELIRMTMRTGETAIEVMKKLDEANTEVYGNPTPHKVNTHMRKGPFIIVSGHDLKDLEMLLEQSKGTGVNVYTHGEMLPCHGYEGLKKYPHLVGNFGGAWQDQQKQFDSLPGCILMTTNCLMRPRESYKDRIYSTNVVGWEGVKHIGRKENGDKDFSEIIQQALELGGYPEDQEPHEILVGFGHHATLSYAEKIVEAVKTGKIRHFFLIGGCDGARPGRNYYTEFAKLVPEDCMILTLACGKYRFNKLDFGEVAGLPRLLDIGQCNDVYSAIRIATALADAFDTDVNGLPLSLIISWYEQKAVADLLALLSLGIKGIYLGPTLPAFLSPNVLQYLADTFDLRPISNAEDDIKNCLKQNI; from the coding sequence ATGGGTAATAATATGGATTTAGGCTATGAGATGTTCTGTTACCAGTGTGAACAGACGGCAAATGGAAAGGGCTGCACGAAGCTGGGCGTTTGCGGAAAGACACCGGAAATTGCCAACCTGCAGGATTTAATGATTTTTCAGATTAAAGGGATCAGCTGTTATGGAAAAGCCCTGGCAGAAGAAGGACAGGTCATAGATAAAAATGTGATAAGTTTTATCGAAAATGTTCTTTTTACAACACTTACAAATGTGAATTTTGACGCAAAAATACATGTAGAATTATTGAGAGAATCACAGAAAATCAAAGAGAATTTGAGGGATATGGCAGGGGAGATCAAAAATCATACGGCTCATGCCTCCTACAATCTTCCGGAGACAAAAACGGAGATGCTAAAAGACGCACCTCTGGCAGGAATCATGTATGATAAATCCCTGGATCCGGATATCCGTTCCCTGAGACAGACAATTCTATATGGACTTAAAGGGATCAGTGCCTATGGGCATCAGGCAAGGGCGCTGGGGTATTACAGTGACCAGGTAGATGATTTTTATATTCAGGCATTGGAGGCTATCACGGACGATGATCTTACAGTAGAAGAATTGATCCGGATGACGATGCGCACCGGGGAAACGGCGATCGAAGTCATGAAAAAGCTGGATGAGGCCAATACGGAGGTTTATGGAAATCCGACTCCTCACAAGGTCAATACCCATATGAGGAAGGGGCCTTTCATTATTGTTTCCGGTCATGATCTGAAGGATCTGGAAATGCTTCTGGAGCAGTCAAAGGGGACGGGAGTCAATGTCTATACACACGGCGAAATGCTACCCTGTCATGGGTATGAGGGATTAAAGAAATATCCCCACCTTGTCGGAAATTTCGGAGGTGCATGGCAGGATCAGCAAAAACAGTTCGACAGTCTTCCGGGATGTATTTTAATGACGACAAATTGCCTGATGCGGCCGAGAGAGAGCTATAAAGACCGAATCTACAGCACGAATGTGGTGGGCTGGGAAGGGGTAAAGCACATCGGCAGAAAAGAAAACGGGGACAAGGATTTCAGCGAGATTATTCAACAGGCGCTTGAACTGGGAGGCTATCCGGAAGATCAGGAGCCACATGAGATCCTGGTAGGATTCGGGCATCATGCTACCTTAAGTTATGCTGAAAAAATCGTGGAGGCGGTAAAGACAGGAAAAATCAGACATTTTTTCCTGATCGGAGGATGTGACGGAGCGAGACCCGGGCGAAATTATTATACGGAGTTTGCAAAGCTGGTTCCTGAAGACTGCATGATCTTAACGCTGGCGTGCGGAAAATACAGATTTAACAAGCTGGATTTCGGAGAGGTGGCAGGACTGCCTAGGCTCCTGGACATTGGGCAGTGCAATGATGTGTATTCCGCCATACGGATTGCAACGGCTTTGGCGGACGCCTTTGATACCGATGTGAATGGTCTGCCTCTCTCACTGATCATATCCTGGTATGAGCAAAAGGCGGTCGCTGACTTGCTGGCATTACTGAGCCTGGGAATAAAAGGGATTTATCTGGGGCCGACTCTGCCAGCGTTTTTGAGCCCGAATGTGCTGCAGTATCTGGCGGATACTTTTGATCTGCGACCCATCAGTAATGCAGAGGATGACATTAAGAATTGTTTGAAACAGAATATTTAA
- a CDS encoding ABC transporter ATP-binding protein gives MELELKDVSKEFSGVHAVNHVSFLMKKGVYGLLGVNGAGKTTLMRMLCTLIRPTGGEILWNGKNILELGADYRNVLGYLPQDFGYYPDLSIYDYMMYIASIKGIRQGAARKRTKQLLHQVGLAKYEKRKMKTLSGGMARRVGIAQAMLNNPKILVLDEPTAGLDPNERIRFRNLISELSEDRLVLLSTHIVSDVEFIANQIMLMKNGRFFYAGTTEDLISSMEESVWHCTVPKQRMNDFVGKYMVDNVKTVPGGAELRILSKVPPTKQAVREEATLEDAFLLYFGEKAGDKDDTEI, from the coding sequence ATGGAATTAGAACTTAAAGATGTATCAAAAGAATTTTCCGGTGTACATGCCGTAAACCATGTTTCTTTTTTGATGAAAAAGGGAGTGTACGGGCTTTTGGGAGTAAACGGAGCCGGAAAAACCACATTGATGAGGATGCTGTGCACGCTGATTCGGCCGACAGGGGGAGAGATTTTGTGGAATGGAAAAAATATTCTTGAATTAGGGGCAGATTACCGTAATGTACTGGGATATCTGCCGCAGGATTTTGGGTATTATCCGGATCTGTCCATTTATGATTACATGATGTACATTGCCTCTATCAAAGGAATCCGGCAGGGGGCAGCGAGAAAAAGGACAAAGCAGTTATTGCACCAGGTTGGTCTGGCAAAATATGAGAAAAGGAAAATGAAAACCTTATCCGGCGGAATGGCAAGGCGTGTAGGGATTGCCCAGGCAATGCTGAATAATCCTAAAATACTGGTATTAGATGAGCCAACAGCCGGACTTGACCCAAATGAAAGAATCCGTTTCCGGAATCTGATCAGTGAATTATCGGAAGACCGTCTGGTATTGCTTTCCACACATATTGTGTCAGACGTGGAGTTTATTGCAAACCAGATCATGCTGATGAAAAATGGCAGATTTTTCTATGCGGGAACTACGGAAGACCTGATTTCTTCTATGGAGGAATCTGTCTGGCATTGTACGGTCCCGAAACAAAGAATGAATGATTTTGTAGGGAAATATATGGTGGATAATGTGAAGACCGTACCAGGTGGCGCAGAGCTTCGGATTCTTTCCAAGGTTCCGCCGACAAAGCAGGCGGTGCGGGAGGAAGCGACACTTGAAGATGCCTTTTTACTGTATTTTGGAGAGAAAGCAGGTGATAAAGATGATACTGAAATATGA
- a CDS encoding ABC transporter permease, translated as MILKYELKKVFSKKMNRIVLIAALLAAVVLSVFAIGSVRYVGEDGAEHTGLTASRHLAADRNRWAGELTGDKIAQVVSSRKEIRLKYPDDVPNEIYGKTIQSYNDIENFVIGVLTLDAVWDTSVLYQLEDEQVKNLYGIYENNLQEMAKKYGETPEQQRFLTEQYETTDLPLAYEAKDSWDTIVMYVETYGMILAIVIGFLAAGIFAEEFRSRVDAVFFSSRYGRTKAVKNKVMAGLLMTTIVYWVGMGIMSLISLGVMGISGFFTPYQIDEPYSIYAMTYGQYYLLAVLCGYIASLLAASVTMLVAAKMRSANVAVCVPFFLFCVMPFIGRAFSTFLTFFKLTPDMLLNVIECAKNPNIFQIGNYVFRQIPCIMLLYFIISIILLPFAYRSYHRYGLKNKGILSCHRFCAGLKKSLRHGKRGIWKLLDSNRNH; from the coding sequence ATGATACTGAAATATGAATTGAAAAAAGTGTTTTCTAAGAAAATGAACCGGATCGTACTTATCGCTGCTCTGTTAGCAGCAGTGGTGCTTAGTGTGTTTGCTATTGGGAGTGTGCGCTATGTCGGTGAGGATGGAGCGGAGCATACAGGGCTTACAGCGTCCAGGCATCTTGCGGCTGACAGGAACAGATGGGCAGGAGAACTGACCGGAGATAAAATTGCCCAGGTGGTAAGCAGCAGGAAAGAAATCAGGCTTAAATATCCAGATGACGTGCCGAATGAGATATATGGAAAGACGATTCAATCCTATAATGATATTGAGAATTTTGTGATAGGAGTCTTAACGCTGGATGCGGTTTGGGATACCAGTGTTTTGTACCAGCTGGAAGATGAGCAGGTAAAGAATTTATACGGTATTTATGAAAATAATTTACAGGAGATGGCGAAAAAATATGGTGAAACACCAGAGCAACAGCGATTTCTCACAGAACAGTATGAAACAACAGACCTGCCGCTTGCCTATGAGGCAAAGGATTCGTGGGATACAATCGTGATGTATGTGGAAACATACGGAATGATCCTGGCAATCGTGATTGGATTTCTGGCTGCCGGCATATTTGCCGAAGAATTCCGCAGCCGGGTGGATGCGGTGTTCTTTTCTTCGAGGTACGGGCGCACGAAGGCAGTGAAAAATAAGGTGATGGCAGGACTTCTGATGACAACCATCGTCTATTGGGTTGGAATGGGAATCATGTCGCTAATCTCTCTTGGGGTAATGGGAATCAGTGGTTTTTTTACACCATATCAGATTGACGAGCCTTATAGCATCTATGCCATGACTTACGGGCAGTATTATTTGCTTGCAGTTTTGTGCGGTTATATAGCAAGCCTTCTTGCAGCATCTGTAACCATGCTGGTCGCGGCGAAAATGAGGAGTGCGAATGTGGCGGTGTGTGTTCCTTTTTTCCTGTTTTGTGTCATGCCGTTTATTGGGAGAGCGTTTTCCACATTTCTTACATTTTTCAAGCTTACACCGGACATGCTGTTAAATGTGATCGAGTGTGCCAAAAATCCAAATATTTTCCAGATAGGGAATTATGTATTCCGGCAGATTCCGTGTATTATGTTGCTCTATTTTATTATTTCTATTATATTGCTGCCTTTTGCGTATAGAAGCTATCACCGCTATGGTCTTAAAAATAAAGGTATATTATCCTGTCATCGCTTTTGCGCTGGCTTGAAAAAGAGTCTGAGACATGGTAAACGAGGAATATGGAAATTATTGGACAGCAACAGAAACCATTAA
- a CDS encoding RNA polymerase sigma factor, translating to MDMDFLLIKKAKNGNGQAGEQFIKKHYSSIYQYCFLHIHDRELAEDMTQETYTRFFESLQTYTDYGKTRNYLYCIAGNIIKNYYKKKKEIPMEKIPEMPGNDMGDAEVRMDIELAVDHLPEELKEAAILFFFQELKQKDIAELLNIKLSLVKYRISRARKLLSEYLEVRE from the coding sequence ATGGACATGGATTTTTTGCTGATAAAGAAAGCAAAAAATGGAAATGGACAGGCTGGAGAACAATTTATAAAGAAGCATTATTCTTCCATATATCAATACTGCTTTTTGCATATTCACGACCGTGAGCTTGCTGAGGATATGACACAGGAAACATATACCCGTTTTTTTGAATCCCTGCAGACATATACGGATTATGGAAAAACCAGGAATTATTTATACTGTATTGCCGGAAATATCATTAAGAACTATTACAAAAAGAAAAAAGAGATACCAATGGAGAAAATTCCTGAAATGCCGGGAAATGATATGGGGGATGCAGAAGTCAGGATGGATATCGAGCTGGCAGTGGATCATTTACCGGAGGAGCTGAAGGAAGCCGCCATTTTGTTTTTCTTTCAGGAACTAAAACAGAAAGACATTGCAGAATTGCTGAATATTAAGCTGTCCCTTGTTAAGTACCGTATCAGCAGGGCCAGGAAACTATTATCGGAATATCTGGAGGTGAGGGAATGA
- a CDS encoding helix-turn-helix domain-containing protein: MQYEKNQFNCPVEATLFLIGGKYKPLILWHLTDHPLHYMELQRLIPKATPKMLSQQLHALEDCGMIHREVIPEKPPKTIYSLTSFGSSIIPVLEAMCQWGNDFLESLD, from the coding sequence ATGCAATACGAAAAAAATCAATTCAACTGTCCGGTAGAAGCCACCCTCTTTTTAATTGGCGGTAAATATAAGCCCCTAATCCTCTGGCATCTGACAGACCATCCATTACACTATATGGAGCTGCAGCGCCTCATTCCAAAGGCAACACCCAAGATGCTCTCACAGCAGCTTCACGCCCTGGAAGATTGCGGTATGATACACCGTGAAGTCATCCCTGAAAAACCGCCCAAGACTATTTATTCCCTGACTTCTTTTGGCAGCAGCATTATTCCCGTTTTGGAGGCCATGTGTCAATGGGGGAACGATTTTCTGGAGAGTCTGGATTAA
- a CDS encoding type II toxin-antitoxin system PemK/MazF family toxin translates to MNPEAQEYYNIAGWLKNKVDYNRISKFNTSKRRQVLHGQIWYCDMGYNIGTEKNKIRPVLVMSNNRINNSEKVVVVCITDAKGKVNANNLPAQDSWLLLYSNTSDEGKMISPGRKVPASMHVYDFLDKDSMVQCEEIRAVSKSRLDADRGCIGTLTPEDFEMVKGKFRRAYGL, encoded by the coding sequence ATGAACCCAGAAGCACAGGAATACTATAATATAGCTGGATGGCTGAAGAATAAGGTCGATTATAACCGGATCTCAAAATTCAATACCAGTAAACGCAGACAGGTCCTACATGGGCAGATTTGGTACTGCGATATGGGATATAACATCGGCACGGAAAAGAACAAGATCCGTCCGGTGCTTGTGATGTCCAATAATCGTATCAATAATTCGGAAAAGGTGGTTGTGGTCTGTATTACGGACGCAAAGGGTAAAGTGAATGCCAACAATCTTCCTGCACAGGATTCATGGCTCCTGCTTTATTCCAATACGTCTGATGAAGGTAAAATGATATCTCCGGGAAGAAAGGTACCGGCTTCCATGCATGTTTATGATTTCCTTGATAAGGACAGCATGGTGCAGTGCGAAGAAATCCGTGCGGTCAGCAAATCAAGGCTTGATGCAGACAGGGGGTGCATTGGAACACTTACGCCGGAGGACTTTGAAATGGTGAAGGGAAAGTTCAGAAGGGCATATGGTTTGTAA
- a CDS encoding response regulator: MKQAIKSYIWRTAIWLTAAILWFCVVPGLNARAAQTEPRTIRIPYGINDLLRLDENGKPTGYCVDYLNELAQLNNWTYEYVNCTWNDAVAMLERGELDILFPTNYMPEREDTMDFSTQAGGYTSGGLFARSDTSYGYENFSAYNGARIAVTPGSSNDQALVDFAEAHGFTYTPVYLNSMDEKIQALEAGQVDMILASASNDIPDTVLLSVLDASPFYFTVKEGNAALLDELNRGMQLLITTEPELVAETAQKCLVGYNTNALALTDGERAFVASDPEIVVGFYEETEPLAYIQDDGTYSGIYVKLLECLGDTAGLNLTLRPISRSQNWKELLKSGELDFYIGASENFVRQDDELYATNAILEYENILIMQRNCVFDSLDTPVIALTRGRSYWAKYLPELLHKDIEIQYYTNARECLLAVAHGDADATLINNLEFNYHSKNDRFANLIQWQNFQAPSEVGLVTTTDPDSPMFSIVSKAIKQLSPDLTSSITSSYLNMPYDSYTLADQLYASRLVLSTVAISILAIVIILVVIWLARRRQRAAEEAIQKREKYQLQILAALSQDYSVIYYVDLDRNQSKAVRQEKGLRDTPDADVPLFHQYSEAMQSFLSTYVQPDTRDPLLELCDPQAVIRRFREEKGFTVRYRILPNHRNQEFFEMHFVDVSESEQEHAMVLGIRCVDEAVHEEQTQKQLLQDALETANRASAAKSDFMSKMSHDIRTPMNAIIGMTAIAAAHAEKPDRVRDALSKISSSSRHLLGLINEVLDMSKVESGTISLAAEEFSLSDLLNSMLLMIQPQIQAHKHRLQVHIQDIQHENVIGDSLRIQQVFLNLMSNAVKYTPDGGEISFTVREQAVPISSTGCYEFIIEDNGIGMSEEYLTHIFEPFSRAEDLRTSKIQGTGLGMAITQNIVHMMNGNITVESQLGKGSKFTVTIYLRLQDAQDIDTSELTDLSVLVVDDDDCACESLCTMLDEIGMRSEGCTSGQDAVAAVQRAMNTALPFYAAILDWKMPGMDGLDTARAIKRLVGDTLPIIILSAYDWSDIELEARAAGVDAFLSKPVFKSGLIRTFKALRNEAPEDSGQTSPLEPLLQNDFSGRRVLLVEDNDLNREIAREVLEMAGLTVEEAENGQIAVDLFSASKAGYYSLILMDIQMPVMNGYDAAAAIRALKRPDALRIPILAMTANAFVEDIQAAKAVGMNEHLAKPIDFETLGSALKKYL, encoded by the coding sequence ATGAAACAGGCAATAAAATCATACATATGGCGCACGGCCATTTGGCTGACGGCAGCAATTCTTTGGTTCTGTGTTGTCCCTGGCCTGAATGCCAGGGCGGCGCAGACAGAGCCACGGACCATCCGGATTCCCTACGGGATCAATGATCTGCTTCGCCTGGATGAAAATGGCAAACCTACAGGCTATTGTGTAGACTATCTCAATGAACTGGCCCAGCTCAACAACTGGACCTATGAGTACGTCAACTGCACCTGGAACGATGCGGTAGCCATGCTGGAGCGCGGCGAATTGGATATCCTCTTTCCCACCAATTATATGCCGGAACGGGAGGACACCATGGATTTCTCCACACAGGCGGGCGGTTATACCTCCGGCGGTCTGTTTGCCCGGTCTGACACCAGCTATGGCTATGAGAATTTCAGCGCCTACAATGGCGCCCGCATAGCAGTGACCCCCGGTTCTTCCAACGATCAGGCCCTGGTTGATTTTGCCGAGGCCCACGGCTTTACCTATACCCCCGTCTATCTGAATTCTATGGACGAAAAGATCCAGGCGCTTGAAGCAGGTCAGGTTGATATGATTCTGGCCTCTGCCTCCAATGACATCCCCGATACGGTGCTGCTATCCGTATTGGATGCTTCCCCCTTCTATTTCACCGTCAAAGAGGGCAATGCAGCACTGCTCGATGAACTAAACCGTGGGATGCAGCTGCTGATTACCACCGAGCCTGAGCTGGTGGCTGAAACTGCCCAGAAATGCCTTGTGGGATACAATACCAACGCGCTGGCACTGACTGACGGGGAACGTGCCTTTGTGGCTTCGGATCCTGAGATTGTGGTAGGCTTTTATGAAGAAACCGAACCGCTTGCCTATATACAAGATGACGGGACCTACAGCGGCATCTATGTGAAGCTTCTGGAGTGTCTTGGGGACACCGCCGGTCTGAATCTGACCCTGCGCCCCATCAGCCGCTCCCAGAACTGGAAGGAACTGCTGAAAAGCGGTGAGCTTGATTTCTACATCGGCGCTTCAGAAAATTTTGTCCGTCAGGACGATGAGCTATACGCCACCAACGCGATCCTGGAATATGAGAATATCCTCATCATGCAGCGAAACTGTGTATTTGACTCCCTGGACACCCCTGTGATCGCATTGACCAGGGGCCGCTCCTACTGGGCGAAATATCTGCCGGAGCTTTTGCACAAGGATATTGAGATTCAATATTACACCAACGCACGTGAGTGCCTGCTGGCCGTGGCCCACGGTGACGCTGACGCAACGCTGATCAACAATCTGGAGTTTAACTATCACTCCAAAAATGACCGTTTTGCCAATCTGATCCAGTGGCAGAATTTCCAAGCCCCCTCCGAAGTGGGCCTGGTCACGACGACAGATCCGGACAGCCCCATGTTCTCCATCGTCAGCAAGGCAATTAAACAGCTTTCCCCCGATCTAACCAGCTCTATCACCAGCAGCTACCTCAATATGCCGTATGATTCTTACACCCTGGCAGATCAACTGTACGCCTCACGGCTGGTGCTCAGCACCGTAGCCATCTCCATTCTGGCCATTGTCATTATCCTTGTGGTGATATGGCTCGCCCGCCGGCGGCAGCGGGCTGCGGAGGAGGCAATTCAAAAGCGCGAAAAGTATCAGCTGCAAATCCTGGCAGCCCTCAGCCAGGATTACTCCGTGATCTATTATGTGGATCTGGATCGGAATCAAAGCAAGGCAGTCCGGCAGGAGAAAGGGCTGCGGGATACCCCGGATGCAGACGTTCCGCTCTTCCATCAGTATTCTGAGGCAATGCAAAGCTTTCTCAGCACCTATGTGCAGCCGGATACCAGGGATCCTCTGCTGGAACTGTGTGATCCCCAGGCGGTCATCCGCCGGTTCCGGGAAGAAAAGGGCTTTACTGTCCGCTATCGCATCCTTCCGAACCACCGGAATCAGGAGTTCTTTGAGATGCACTTTGTGGACGTAAGCGAGAGCGAGCAGGAACACGCAATGGTTCTGGGCATCCGCTGCGTGGATGAAGCCGTCCACGAGGAGCAGACGCAGAAGCAGCTTCTGCAGGACGCTTTGGAGACCGCCAACCGGGCCAGCGCCGCCAAGTCCGACTTTATGTCAAAAATGTCCCATGACATTCGCACTCCCATGAACGCCATCATCGGTATGACCGCCATTGCGGCCGCCCATGCCGAAAAACCTGACCGTGTGCGGGACGCCCTCAGCAAGATCTCCTCCTCCAGCCGGCATCTGCTGGGCCTCATCAATGAAGTCCTGGATATGAGCAAGGTCGAATCCGGCACCATCAGCCTGGCTGCGGAGGAATTCAGCCTGTCCGATCTGCTTAACAGTATGCTCCTGATGATCCAGCCCCAGATTCAGGCCCACAAACACCGCCTCCAGGTCCACATTCAGGATATTCAGCATGAGAATGTAATCGGCGACAGCCTGCGCATCCAACAGGTATTTCTGAACCTCATGAGCAACGCTGTAAAATACACCCCCGATGGCGGTGAAATCAGCTTCACTGTACGGGAGCAGGCGGTGCCCATAAGCTCCACGGGCTGCTATGAATTCATCATCGAGGACAACGGCATTGGAATGTCTGAGGAGTATTTGACGCACATTTTTGAGCCGTTCAGCCGGGCGGAGGATCTGCGTACCAGCAAGATACAGGGCACCGGTCTGGGTATGGCCATTACCCAGAACATCGTACATATGATGAACGGCAACATAACCGTGGAAAGTCAGCTGGGCAAAGGCTCAAAATTCACCGTGACCATTTACCTGCGGCTTCAGGATGCGCAGGACATTGATACGTCAGAACTGACGGACCTTTCAGTACTGGTGGTGGACGATGATGACTGTGCCTGTGAGTCCCTCTGCACCATGCTTGATGAGATCGGAATGCGCAGTGAAGGCTGTACTTCCGGTCAGGATGCCGTTGCAGCGGTTCAGCGCGCGATGAATACGGCGCTCCCGTTCTATGCTGCCATTCTTGACTGGAAAATGCCCGGCATGGACGGCCTGGACACCGCCAGGGCTATTAAGCGTCTGGTCGGCGACACGCTTCCCATTATTATTCTCTCGGCCTATGACTGGTCCGATATTGAACTGGAAGCACGAGCCGCCGGCGTAGATGCGTTCCTCAGCAAGCCTGTATTCAAATCCGGGCTGATCCGGACGTTTAAAGCCCTGAGAAACGAGGCACCGGAAGATTCCGGTCAGACCTCCCCGCTGGAACCGCTTTTGCAAAATGACTTCTCCGGGCGCCGGGTTCTTCTGGTTGAGGACAATGACCTGAACCGGGAAATCGCACGAGAGGTCCTGGAGATGGCCGGGCTTACCGTTGAAGAGGCTGAAAACGGTCAGATCGCCGTGGATCTGTTCTCCGCCTCCAAAGCCGGCTATTACAGCCTGATTCTGATGGACATTCAAATGCCCGTCATGAATGGCTATGATGCGGCGGCGGCCATCCGCGCGCTGAAGCGCCCGGATGCACTGCGAATCCCCATCCTTGCTATGACTGCCAATGCCTTTGTAGAGGACATTCAAGCCGCCAAGGCCGTCGGTATGAACGAGCATCTGGCCAAACCCATCGACTTTGAGACGCTCGGCTCGGCTCTGAAAAAATATCTGTAA